DNA from bacterium:
GATTCCTCGGAACAACTTATGCTCCGGACGTTTAAATTTTCAGATGATATCGCTTGGGAAAAAGTCCCATCCGGTACCATTATCAGGCTTACTCGTTTTGCCGAACTATCAGAGCCGGATGGAAATGAAATTAACGTCAATACCGGAGATCGGGGCAATTCTCTGGTGCAGATCAATCAATCGCAACAGCCGTTGTATTCAATCGGTTCAACGAGTATTACGCTGTATGATGCAAAGAAAGCAATGGATACAATTGTTCTGCGACCTGTTAACGAAAAATTAAATAAGTAATTATACTAAATTAGTTAAGGAGATTAAAATGGTTGAGTGTTGTATTCTTTTTGTGGCGGAGTCCATGGGACTTTTTTTGATCTGGCCTAAATTGATGGCGAAAAGAGCCGGATTTCATAACCGTGCTTTGTTAAAGGATAACCCTCATTTAAAAAAGTGTTATGAGGCTTGGCGTTGGACCGTACCCATTGCTTTTGCATTAACGACCATTGTGATGATAACTAATTATTCCGCATGGATAGAAATTGTCGAAGAACCTCTGGTATTCAATGCAACAGTATTTTTTGTGACGCTTATTATCAGCACGCTGATCGGTGAGGTTATTGGCGAATATTACAGATACTTGAAAGGCATTCGGTGGCATAAACGGTTTCAACAAAGTCGTCACTTCTGAAAAGTTAGTGCATCATCGATCTGAATTTGCTTGATGAAAGACTGGCCGCTTTAATTTTCTGAAGGCGAAGATTTGTTGAGGGAAATATTTTTTTGGAAATGAAGGATCGCTCAAACCGTATCGTAATGGTTTTTCCGAATCCGGTAAGAATGCAGTTCTAAAAATCCAATCCCATACGGCAAGCTTGGTCGAGAAATTTTTATTGTGTGCTTTTTCATTACCGTCGGAATGATGCCAGCGGTGCATTTCAGGACCATTGATGATCCATTGCAGTTTGCCGGAATGTACGTCAATATTGGAGTGGATGTACATGCCCCAGACGGCATCAATGAGTCCTTTGATGACCGCTATTTCCGGTGCAGCTCCGAGTAGCACAATCGGGGCGAATTCAATCGTTTGATTGATCAGAATTTCGAGCGAATGTGAACGTGCGCCGGAGAGCCAGTCGACGTCTTTGGTCGAATGGTGCGCTTCATGAAGCCGCCAAAGATAACGATTGGAATGCTGTAGGCGATGAAACCAGTAAATATAAAAATCGTGGGTCACGAAAAAGAACAGCCATTGAAGTCCCAACGGCCAGTGGGTTACTAATTGGAGCCGTGACCAATGGGTGTGGTGATCGATCCAATCGATGAGAAAAGAAATGACAAAACCGAGAATAAAACTTTGAACAAAATTGTACCAGATAAAATCATCGAAAAAACCTTCACGGAAAAATTTCTGTTGGGGTGAGTAAGGCCGAACGCGTTCAAGGATAATCAAGATCGATGCGCCAGTTATAATTCCGGCGAAACACAGGACCTGAATATCGGCAAGCGGCATATGTCAGACCGCTTCTTTCATCGATGTTTGGACTCGGCGTAATTTTTTCAAGGCGCCGGCTTCGCTGAGATAAACTTTCTTGACGCCGTCACCGAGCGCTTTTTCAATATCGCGGATGTCGCGAACGAGGTGATGCATCCCGATAATTTCAACGGATGCCGCCTGATCCGTGCCCCACATAGCGCGATCGAGCGTAATGTGACGTTCGACAAAAGCCGCTCCGAGCGCAACGGCCGACCATGTCGGCGACAAGCCGACTTCGTGGCCTGAATAACCGATTGGCGTTTCAGGAAATTTTTCCCGCAAGGTCAGGATCATTTTAAGATTTAATTCTTCGGGCTTGCAGGGATACGCCGATGTCGAGTGCGCAATTAACAGATTATCCGTTCCAAGTTCACCGACAGCGTTTTCAATTTCATCCATGGTAGACATACCTGTAGAAATCATGAGTGCTTTTCCAGTTGCTTTGGTTTTTTTAAGCAACGCAATGTCGGTGAGCGAAGCGGAGGCTGCTTTATACAGCGGAGGACTAAACTGATCGATAAATTCTACTGCCGCTTCGTCCCAGCAGGATGCAAACCAGTCGATGCCTTTTTCGCGGCAATAGCGATCGATTTCAGCATATTGTTCTTTGGTAAATTCCATACGATGCCGGTAATCGATGTACGTCATACGCCCCCACGGCGTGTCGCGTTCGATATTCCACTGATCTTTCGGGACGCAGAGTTCGGGAGTACGTTTTTGGAACTTAACGGCATCGCATCCGGCGAAGATGGCGCCATCGATCATTTTTTTGGCAATGTCGAGCGATCCGTTATGGTTGATTCCGATTTCTGCAATTACGTATACCGGCTCACTGTCGCCGATCCGGCGAGAACCGATTTGGATTTTTTGTCTTTCCGGCATGGTTGTCTCCTCAATTATAAAGTATTGAGTATAGGTAATGGAAAAAATTCATTGTTTCGAAGCAATGATCAGCTCGGCAAATTCCCGAAACGCGCCGTGGCCTCCGATATTTTCACAGATCGCATGAGCCACGCTTTTGGCCTGCGGCATGGCATCGGCTGGACAGCATGCTAATCCGACGCGGCGCATAATTTCGATATCATTAGTATCATCACCGATGTATGCACATTGATCGAAGCTGATATTCCAGCGGTGGGCGATCTGCCGAAGAACTTCTAATTTGTCTTTGATGCCTAGATGTAATTCGGCGATGTTTAACTTTTCAGCGCGGCGTTGTACTGAAGGCGAATTTTCACCGCTGATGATTCCCGTTTCAACCTGAACCAATTCCCGTAATCGCTGAACGCCCATTCCGTCTCGTACAGAAAATCTTTTAAATTCTTCGCCGCGATCGGAAAAATAAACGCCGGTGTCCGTGAGCACTCCGTCAACGTCGGTGAGTAAAATCCGGATCTGTTTAGCGCGTTGAAAAATTTCTTTCATGGCGAGTTCACGGTTTACCATGTGGTCCATCCTCCGTCGACGACGAGATTGGCGCCGGTCATATAGGCCGAAGCGTCGCTCGCAAGAAAGACGACCGCTCCGCGATAATCGTCCGGTTGTGCCATGCGTCCGAGCGGTGTGCGCCTGGAATATTCCCGGACAAAATATTCTTCCTGCATGTTTTCGACGCCGCCGGGCGTCAGTGTATTGACCCGAACATTGCAATGTCCCCAGTATGCCGCGAGAAATCTCGTGAAGGCAATCACCGCGCCTTTGGTGGCCGGATAAGAAGGCGACTTATAAAAAACCTGTTCGCCTTTTGGGTTGGCGTATAACGATTGATCCGGACCGACTAATCCGTACGTCGATGCGACATTGATGATACTTCCTTTGCCACGACGCGCCATTTCGGAGCCGATAATTTGTGAACAAAGAAATACACCGGTAACGTTAACGTCCAAGGATTTTTTCCACATATCCATTGAATAATTTTCAAATTTTGAATAGAGCGCCGCTGCAGTTGGATTTTCAAACATATCGTTGATCGCGGCATTATTCACAAGAATATCCACAGAGTCGAATCGTCCCAAAATTGCGTCGCGTAACCGTTGAATGTCACCTGGATTCGTTACATCTGCACGCACACCGATTGCTTCAGGATTTAATGAAATAGCAAACTCATTGCATTTTTTCTGATCTACATCACACACAACGACGTGAGCTCCTGCATCGGCTAGTGCGATACAATGTTGTTTCCCGAGTAGTCCCAGAGCACCGGTAACAACGGCTACCTTGTTTTTTAATGGAAATGAATCAGGCATCAGGCTGTTTTTGCTTTAGGTTTCATGTTGAAATTGGACGTTTTCCGGAAAACAGGCTCAACCGGCTCACCGCGTAAATATTGGCGGACGTTATTTTCATTTACCGCTTGTTTTAAAATTGGCAATACTTCAGCATACGTTGACAGGGTATGTGCAATGTCCGCGTCATTGTGCGAAAAGCTAAGGTTATGAAAGCCGCTCCATAAAATTCCTCGCTTGATGAATTCCTGTTGAATAAGGGATTTCATTTCGAGAGGGTTACCGGCTTTGCCGTCAAATGTTACCATACTTCGGCAATCGGCGCCGATACATGAAGTATAATTCATACCAAGGTCACGAATAAGCTGATTATAACCGTCTTTGATTTTTTTGCCTTGAGTCGCCATGTATTGCGGAACATTTTTGAGACGAAGTTCTTCGATAGTGGCTTTGGCTGCGGCGAGCGAGAGTGTTTCACCACCGAATGTTGTGAAAAAGAAAACGTCTTTTTCACACAATTGCATAATGTCCTTGCGCCCGCATAACACTGACAATGGCATGCCGTTGGCGATGGCTTTTGAAAAACACGCGAGATCGGCATGAACGCCGAAATGTTCCTGCGCACCGCCCACAGCCAGTCGAAACCCTGTCCACATTTCGTCAAAAATCAGAAGCGTTCCGTTGGTTTCGCAAAGGCGTTTCAATTCATGAAGAAAATTATTACGCGGAAATTCGAATACCATTGGTTCGAGAATCACGCAAGCAGTGTCATCATCAAGCGCTTCTTCGACTGAAGCGGGATCGTTATAATTGAATGTGTAAGTCAGATCCGACGTTACAGCAGGAATACCTTTGTTGCGGTCTGTGACGCCGATATACCAGTCATGCCAGCCATGGTAACCGCAACAAACAACTTTATTCCGCCCTGTAAAAGCGCGCGCCAATCGTACAGCCGCACTCGTCGCATCGCAACCAGTTTTGCTGAATCGTACCGATTCGGCTCCCGGTACGATGCTACGGATTATTTCAGCCACTTCAACTTCGAGCGGATGCATCATCGAAAATGTAATTCCATCTTCTAATTGTTGGCGGATTGCGTGATCGACTTTATCATACGCGTATCCCAACGAAATCGGGCCGATGCCCATATTGTAATCGATGAATTCATTACCGTCTACGTCCCAGACATGCGCGCCTTTTCCTTTAACGAGATATTTCGGCGCAACGCCGTTGACATATTGTCCCGGACCTTTGGCCAGTGTTTGCGTATAAGCTGGAATCAATCCTGTTGCTCGGCGAAACCATTCATCCGATTGCCCGATGCTCGGGTAGTTGCTGTTGAAAGAAATAGTATTAGGCATAGTTTTAATTGTTTTGAGTGAAACGCTGTTTCACTTTTATAAATATTTTAATAGTGCGCTAATGACGGAATGGCGAACGTTTCCGTTTCTGTTTTTTGAATTTCGATTTCAATTCTTTCGGCCAATTGTTTTCCGGTCAATCGTTCGTGTTCAAGAACATTATGCAGTAAAGCAGGTTTGAACCAGCGATGTTCAAACGCAATAGGGACGACGCGCGCAGCATGCACGCGATGCTTCAGAAACAGTTCTGCAACGATCGAATACAAACCGCCGGTGAGAAAATGATCTTCGATCGTTACGATCAACGGTGTTTCAACCGCCGCATTCAGAATTGCTTTCTCGTCAATAGGTTTCAGTGTTCGTAAATTGATCACACGTACCGATACGCCTTTGGATTCCAGAATATTCATTGCATCGTAAACTTGATTGAATAACGCTCCGTAGGTAAGCAAAGTGACGTCTGAACCTCGCGAAATGACTTCGGCTTTTCCAATTTCAAAACGCCGGTCATGCGTGTAAACAGATTTCAATGCATTGTAGCGGATGTAAAACGGGGAAGGGCTCTCGACGATCGTTTTTAAACCTACGATCATATCGTCTTCGTCTGCCGGGCAAAAAATATTGACATGAGGAATTCCCCGCATCAACGAAACGTCTTCGAGCGCCTGATGTGTTGGACCGTTGCCGTCGGATAAAATGCCCGGAACGAAACCGGTCATTTTTATTGGTAAATTACCGATGCCGATGTCGGTTCGTATAAACTCAAAAGCACGCAAAGTCAGGAAGGTTGCCAGGGCATGCGTGATGACCGTGCATCCGCGTAGGGCCAAGCCTGCTGCAGCTCCGATCATCGTTTGTTCCGTAATGCCGGTATCGATGAACCGAGGCCCAAGGACGGAGGGTAAGTTTCGGATCGGCGCGCGGTTTTCGGCCGTCATGATGACATACCGGTCATCGTTTAAGGCGAGTTCTTTGAGAATGTCTTCGTAAGTCATGAATGGGATAATTTTCTAAATAAAATTGTATGTGTAATACTGACAAAGTTACAATTTTATATTAGACGATTATTGCCTGTAGGTTAGAAATTGTTGAACGTTCCGTCACCGGAGTGTTAAATGATTAACGTGCGACAATGGTTTCTGAGTGTAGCGAAGCACGTTGAGAGGTGTGAAGTTCCGAGAGTAATTGTTCAATTTCGGAATGAGAGAAATTGCAAAACCAACGATCGGCGCGTGCTTCGATGCTGGGTAATCCTTTTCCACGGACGGTTTCAGCGATAATGACGCTGGGTTTAGATTCGCTGAGAGGAAGGTTTTTGAATGCACTTTCCATATCTTCAAAATCATGACCATCGATATTCACTGGAACGCATCCAAACGAAGAAAACTTGTATTCCAATGGTTCCATCGGTATGAGTTCTTCTGTCCGCATATTGGCTTGAAATAAATTACGATCGACAACGATAACAAGGTTGTCGAGTTTGTAGGCGTGAGCAACGAGACACGCTTCCCAATTGGAGCCTTCGTTAAGCTCACCATCGCCGACGATCACAACGACACGGTTGGATCGATTGCGTATTTTGCAATCAAGTGCGACACCAACAGCCACGGGAAGCAAGTGTCCGAGTGATCCCGAATGAAATTCGACACCGGGGATATTTCTGTTTGGATGCCAGTAAATTGAATCATTGGTTTGAAGGTGGTGATCAAGCCGTTCGCGTTCCAGCCAACCCATCTCCACGAACATGCCGTACAAAGCGGGCACATCATGACCTTTGGATAAAAAAAGATAATCCCGGTCAGGGCTTTGAAGTCTATCTTTTGAAATATTGAGAAATTTTGAGTAGAGATAGACAATCAGATCGACACATGATAGAGACGCACCGATAAAACATCCGCCATTCGTCGCCAAACGAATGACATGTTCGCGAACATTCATAGCGGTAGTTTCTAAATCTTTTTTTACTGCAATATCCATAATTGTTTTAGTTGTTATAGTGAACGAGTTTGATCGGATGAAATAGTTTTTAATTCATGTAAGTGATAACGATACCAGTTGCTGCCCAAGTATTTCTCGTTGATGGTCCGGATGCCTGAACGCAAACGAAGCAAAGTTAAGATGTCTTCCAGCGTAAAATCGGGTTTGTGCGGGTAAAGTTTTTCATAGACGATTTTTATAAAATGAAAATCTTCCGGGTAATCCAACGTCCACCGGTGTGACATGGAGTAATTTTTTCCTGTTTCCCATGTTACATTGCCGATACGAAATCTTTCCGGATTTTCCCAAAAAAACGGCGTCGTATGCTCTCGCTCGAAATTTTTTTCGGCTTCTCGATTGGCAAGCTCCAGCAAGAACATCGGGAAAACTTCCACATCATTCCCGTCAGGGTAAGTTGCAGGATGCAGATTACTTACAAAATCAAAATCAGCAACGTGTTCAATATAAAACCCAATTACGCGATCGATGATAGCCGGATCAATCAGCGGACAATCGGATGGAATCTTTACTACGACGTCCGCGCCCAAAGCCTTGGCGGCTTCATAATGCCGGTTCAACAGGTCGGTTGTATGACCGCGATAAAAATTGAGTTGCTCGCGCGCGCATAATTCTGCAATGGCATCGTCTTCCGGCTCGGTAGTCGTAGCAACGACGATGTCGCCACAAAAAGCCGCTCGCTGCATCCGTTCGATCTGACGCAAAAATACCGGCCGTCCGAGAATGGGCTTCATCACTTTATCCGGAAGCCGCGTTGATCCACGGCGCGCTTGCATGACCGTGACGATTTTCATAATGATAAACCCGCGGCGACGCGTGAAAAAACTTTTTTTACTGCCGTTTTGTATGAAAGGTTACGAGTGATCAATTGAGAATTGACCGGGTAGTCGTTGTGTAAGTATTTAGTACAAACTTCCGCAATAGACTTAGCCGATGTGCCGCCATTTTGTATGGGCGATAAACGTTTGAGCGCATTGACATCGAAGTAGGAGTGCACTTTTTTGCCAAGAGCGATGCCGGTATAAACTACGGTTGAATATTGCGTGATCAATTCATCGCAGTTGGCGATCATTTCATTGGTATTGCCATTGGTGAAGACCAATGAGCCGGGAGCATACCGGTTTATTTCGCGTATGGCGCGGGAAAAATTTTCGTTGGGATGTAACTTGAAAATCAATGGCCGTTTGTTGGCGATCTTTACGCAGTTTTTGAGAAATTTTTTCCTATTGTCTATTTTTAATGTTTCGCGTGCATCCGATGTAGCGACTAAAACGTAGCCGTGGTGTGGAAATGAATTTCGCCGATATTGGTCAAGGTTGTCGTAATTAGGAATTCCGGTAACTGTGATTTTGTCAGAGTTCACGCCTTTACGCATAAATAACTCACGGTATCCTTCCGACGCGACGCAGAATTTATCGTAGGCATGGGAAAGGCCGTATGCCGACGTGCTGGCGAGATAGCGGGGAAGTTTGAGCGATTTAACAAGATAGTACATGAGATTTTCAGGATCCGTCATTCCTTCCTGAACCAAAATCAGCCGTTTATGCCGGATGTTTTTTTGGATAACCAGATCGGAACACGTGACAACCAGATCATAATTATTGCGAATTCCGCCAAAATCCAGCTTTACTTTTTTCTGAAGAAGAAAATCGACCGTATGTTGGCGTGAAATGCCGCCGAGCGGCGTAAAATCGAGCAGACCTTTTTGAGTGAGCCACTTGAGTACGCCGTCGCAATAATACGGCGTAAAATGGCATTCGTGCTCACTAAGATACTGCGCTATCTGGTGCATCATAGTTGTTTGATTGAGCGATCCGCAGATGAAAAGGATTTTCTTACTTGCCATTTGATCCTGTTTAAGATAATTTTCAGCTACCGGTCTGTCATTAACATACCGGAAAACGAATTGTAACAAGAAAAATGAATTGAGAATAGAATATTGAAATTTCGTTTTCGTGTAATTAACCTTGCATTATTAATTTGTTAACGCTTCGGGTACGGAGAATTGTTATGGATACGCAAACCGGCGAGACGTTTGATTTTTTTAGGGCGCTTTTTGCAGCGCTGGCGGTATTTGTTCCGATTATTATCGCCTGGCTGCAAAAGAAAGATAAACTCCAGAAAACGAAATATTTTATCGACTTAATGCAATCTTACGATCACCTCAAAACAATCCGCGAACATCAGCAATCTCAAGCCGCTTCGCCGATTATACTGGAGAAACTCAACAGCCTCATTGAAGATATTGAAGATGAAATATACCGTGAAAATAAATTATCCGATTTACGGCTTTTTCTGTCCATCGTTTCTATCGAAATATTTTTTTTCATTGGCATTCTCTTCATCGACTTTTCAGAAGATATCAATAAAATTTTTCTCGGGCAGTCGTATGAAAGCGGTATGTTTTTTCTTGAAGGTATATTTCATACAACCACTGCAAGAGTGATTCTTCTGATGATTTTCGTCAGTGCTTCTGTTTTTATGACCATTCGTTTTTCGCGGCGTATCATAGGAAAAACAGTCAAACCGTATATGATCAATCTCAAACTGGTATTGGCGTTTCATGTTTTTTTTGTCATCGTTGCGGTGTTGGTGAGCATTCTGCTTGCCAGTCTGGATCCAATCGTTCCGTACTGGTAATTAGAGAATTTCTTAATCATTTAGTATTCGCCCGGTAATATGTCGATTAAGAAAAAAGGTATATTGTGCTCGAAAGCACATACTATTGGAATTGATTAAGTTAAATTTTCAAAGCTTCTATTTTAAACGAAAGGGAAGTATGCATTGCTTAGTATGGATGAATATAGTTAGCCTATTTTTAGGCTCGGATGCGGTCAAGGCTGGCGATGATGAATTTGTTCGGTTCAATTACCAGGCAGCAGCATCCGTATATGAATCCATCCTCCAAAATTCTCCGGGTAATCCCGAAGTACTTTGGAGACTTAGCCGTGTTTATATTTGCATGGGTGATATCCAGGAAAGCCGAGAACAGCGAGAAAGTATGTATCGTAAAAGTGTGGAATATGCACGACTGTGTGTGGCGGCGGATGGGAACAATGCGAATGGGTATGCGTGGCTGGGAGCCAGCCTCGGCAGTGTTGCAATGTTCGAGGGCAGCCGCAGCAAAGTCAAACTTTGCAATGAAATCAAATCTGCACTGGATCGTGCCATTGCATTGGATCCGAATAATGATATTGCGTACACGATCCTGGGCTCATTTTATCGCGCCTTAGGCAATATCAGTTGGCTGGAAAGACAACTAGCATCGGTTTTTATCGGAACATTGCCTCCAGGCGGAAGGCCTGAAGCTGAGAAAGCCCTCAAAAAAGCCATTGCCATCGCTCCAAACGTATTACGCCATCACTATGAACTCGGAATGGTTTACTACGACGATGGTAAGAATGATGAAGCAAAAAAAACATTTGAATACGCCTTGAAACTTCCAATTACTCTTACCAGTGATTATCATCGTATTGAACGTATTAAGAAAAAATTGGTCGAACTGAATGGTGAGACGAAATAGTCCATCCAACAGAACTAATTTTTAATAACTCTAATACTTTCTCATACGTTCTGAAGCTTTTTAAATTGCAACTCATCGTGCAAACGCGTACTATATGCCGTACAATCCTGTACGACTGTTTCAAAGTCAGCCGGAAAACAAAAAACCCCTCGTAGAATTGAGGGGATTTGAGTAGACCAGACGGGTCATCTGCCGAACTTTTTGGTAGTAGCCTTTAGGGATTATTACATGGGATTAACTCAATTCTCCCTTTAAAAATAAATAAGTTATGGCATTAATCCCTAAAGAACCTGTTTTATCCTGCAAAGAAGTAGTCTGGATTTTCAAAACCGTATTCGGCATGAGCCGGGCTTCATTCTTCCGTCACCACAGATCAAAAATGAAATTCTTTCCGGTCAATGGTAAGGGTAAAAGCGACCTGCGGATCGCCAGGATTGACGTGGTCGAATACTTCCGGTCATTACGAGAAGGCAACTATATGTTCAACGAGGTGTATGCGCCAAAATTTACCTAGCTCAGACCTTATTTCTTTGGAGGATTGTTGCCGCGACCTGTACCAGAAGGCTTACCTGTTGTGCTGGGCCAATTAGGATTGTTACCACCTTTATTACCGCCGCCTTTGTTTCCACCACTACTCTTACTCATAAAGCGTCCTTTCGACTTTAGATGTGTTATGGTGTATCTAATCAGGATTTAATATGTAAACGCCTTCTTCATTTCCTCTTTTCTTGCATTCAAAAATTCATCAAAGTTTTCGATCGACCATGAACCTTTTGGAATAAGATGTTTCTTCCACTCGTCTGGACTCTTAACCGTTACGATCCATTCAGAAAAGGGAAGATTTGACTTGGTTTTGTTTTCAGTACTTCCAATATAACGGAGATTGTATAGGGAATTGATCTTGTATGGCGGCACCTTATTCTTTAAAAGTTCGTCCTGCGAAAAAATGTGATCTTGCTCAGGAAGGTTTCCTTTAAATTTTGGCCTAAAATTAATGGCTCCGTTGTAACAGACTGTCAGAATCAAATGACTTTCGTACGATCCGTGCAGATATTTATCAAAGTCATCAAAATCCAATATCATTTTTCTCTTCGTTTCCGATTCAATTTTTTCTTCAATCTCCTTAGCTGGAAATGAACTTGACTTTGTAAGATCAATCGCCTCTTTGCACTTATAGAGAATTGTATCGCTTTGACCGCCAAAAACTCCAGTGAGAAGTGATTTTACCAACCAAGTGCCCAGTTTCGATACATCTTCATCCCGTATGAAATTTTGAGCAGTTCCAAACGCCTTAAAGTCATTCTTAAATATCCAATAGATTATTGGTATTAAGGCGTTATAACTTGTAATCAATTTGTCATCCAACAGAAATAGCCTGTCCTTAAGAATATCAACCAACAAGGCAATCGAAGGCTCAATGCTCTTTTCCCAATCACGTTTCAGGTTTTCAAGTAAATCAGTTCGAAAGTTTTTTGATTTGTAGCGAACTTGGTCCAGGTTTGTTGAATAGATCAAGAGAGCTGATTTCAAAAGAAAATCTGTATCAAATTTATATCTGTCTTCATTAATATTATTCAGCAGATACTCAAATTTTGTTCTTGCTTCTACCCACTTAGATTTTATTGTCGAGAAAAGTAAATCGGAATATGAAAGCTTTGTGCCGCCAGAATTGGTTCTAACGAAAATATCCAAAACTTTATCATAGTCTTTCTCCTTTTCAGGATAGTAATACAAAATCTTCTCGTACTTGAGCAGGCGGACTAACTTTCTACAGCCCTTTTTCTGATCTTTATTTAATTTAATGGCGTGTGGTTGTTCTAATTCCTTTTCGAGAACATCATCTATGTCATCAATATCAGGTATATCATAAACGTTCTTCACTCCGTACCAAAGCTTCTTCGTGCCTGCCTTTTTGTTCGTTTCAAGAAATGCTTTCCCGTTTTTCTCATTAAAGAACCTGAACTCATACAGTATTCC
Protein-coding regions in this window:
- a CDS encoding glycosyltransferase family protein produces the protein MKIVTVMQARRGSTRLPDKVMKPILGRPVFLRQIERMQRAAFCGDIVVATTTEPEDDAIAELCAREQLNFYRGHTTDLLNRHYEAAKALGADVVVKIPSDCPLIDPAIIDRVIGFYIEHVADFDFVSNLHPATYPDGNDVEVFPMFLLELANREAEKNFEREHTTPFFWENPERFRIGNVTWETGKNYSMSHRWTLDYPEDFHFIKIVYEKLYPHKPDFTLEDILTLLRLRSGIRTINEKYLGSNWYRYHLHELKTISSDQTRSL
- a CDS encoding tetratricopeptide repeat protein, with protein sequence MHCLVWMNIVSLFLGSDAVKAGDDEFVRFNYQAAASVYESILQNSPGNPEVLWRLSRVYICMGDIQESREQRESMYRKSVEYARLCVAADGNNANGYAWLGASLGSVAMFEGSRSKVKLCNEIKSALDRAIALDPNNDIAYTILGSFYRALGNISWLERQLASVFIGTLPPGGRPEAEKALKKAIAIAPNVLRHHYELGMVYYDDGKNDEAKKTFEYALKLPITLTSDYHRIERIKKKLVELNGETK
- a CDS encoding transketolase encodes the protein MDIAVKKDLETTAMNVREHVIRLATNGGCFIGASLSCVDLIVYLYSKFLNISKDRLQSPDRDYLFLSKGHDVPALYGMFVEMGWLERERLDHHLQTNDSIYWHPNRNIPGVEFHSGSLGHLLPVAVGVALDCKIRNRSNRVVVIVGDGELNEGSNWEACLVAHAYKLDNLVIVVDRNLFQANMRTEELIPMEPLEYKFSSFGCVPVNIDGHDFEDMESAFKNLPLSESKPSVIIAETVRGKGLPSIEARADRWFCNFSHSEIEQLLSELHTSQRASLHSETIVAR
- a CDS encoding SDR family oxidoreductase, encoding MPDSFPLKNKVAVVTGALGLLGKQHCIALADAGAHVVVCDVDQKKCNEFAISLNPEAIGVRADVTNPGDIQRLRDAILGRFDSVDILVNNAAINDMFENPTAAALYSKFENYSMDMWKKSLDVNVTGVFLCSQIIGSEMARRGKGSIINVASTYGLVGPDQSLYANPKGEQVFYKSPSYPATKGAVIAFTRFLAAYWGHCNVRVNTLTPGGVENMQEEYFVREYSRRTPLGRMAQPDDYRGAVVFLASDASAYMTGANLVVDGGWTTW
- a CDS encoding sterol desaturase family protein — its product is MPLADIQVLCFAGIITGASILIILERVRPYSPQQKFFREGFFDDFIWYNFVQSFILGFVISFLIDWIDHHTHWSRLQLVTHWPLGLQWLFFFVTHDFYIYWFHRLQHSNRYLWRLHEAHHSTKDVDWLSGARSHSLEILINQTIEFAPIVLLGAAPEIAVIKGLIDAVWGMYIHSNIDVHSGKLQWIINGPEMHRWHHSDGNEKAHNKNFSTKLAVWDWIFRTAFLPDSEKPLRYGLSDPSFPKKYFPQQIFAFRKLKRPVFHQANSDR
- a CDS encoding N-acetylneuraminate synthase family protein, with amino-acid sequence MPERQKIQIGSRRIGDSEPVYVIAEIGINHNGSLDIAKKMIDGAIFAGCDAVKFQKRTPELCVPKDQWNIERDTPWGRMTYIDYRHRMEFTKEQYAEIDRYCREKGIDWFASCWDEAAVEFIDQFSPPLYKAASASLTDIALLKKTKATGKALMISTGMSTMDEIENAVGELGTDNLLIAHSTSAYPCKPEELNLKMILTLREKFPETPIGYSGHEVGLSPTWSAVALGAAFVERHITLDRAMWGTDQAASVEIIGMHHLVRDIRDIEKALGDGVKKVYLSEAGALKKLRRVQTSMKEAV
- a CDS encoding HAD-IIIA family hydrolase — its product is MVNRELAMKEIFQRAKQIRILLTDVDGVLTDTGVYFSDRGEEFKRFSVRDGMGVQRLRELVQVETGIISGENSPSVQRRAEKLNIAELHLGIKDKLEVLRQIAHRWNISFDQCAYIGDDTNDIEIMRRVGLACCPADAMPQAKSVAHAICENIGGHGAFREFAELIIASKQ
- a CDS encoding aminotransferase class III-fold pyridoxal phosphate-dependent enzyme, with amino-acid sequence MPNTISFNSNYPSIGQSDEWFRRATGLIPAYTQTLAKGPGQYVNGVAPKYLVKGKGAHVWDVDGNEFIDYNMGIGPISLGYAYDKVDHAIRQQLEDGITFSMMHPLEVEVAEIIRSIVPGAESVRFSKTGCDATSAAVRLARAFTGRNKVVCCGYHGWHDWYIGVTDRNKGIPAVTSDLTYTFNYNDPASVEEALDDDTACVILEPMVFEFPRNNFLHELKRLCETNGTLLIFDEMWTGFRLAVGGAQEHFGVHADLACFSKAIANGMPLSVLCGRKDIMQLCEKDVFFFTTFGGETLSLAAAKATIEELRLKNVPQYMATQGKKIKDGYNQLIRDLGMNYTSCIGADCRSMVTFDGKAGNPLEMKSLIQQEFIKRGILWSGFHNLSFSHNDADIAHTLSTYAEVLPILKQAVNENNVRQYLRGEPVEPVFRKTSNFNMKPKAKTA
- a CDS encoding transketolase is translated as MTYEDILKELALNDDRYVIMTAENRAPIRNLPSVLGPRFIDTGITEQTMIGAAAGLALRGCTVITHALATFLTLRAFEFIRTDIGIGNLPIKMTGFVPGILSDGNGPTHQALEDVSLMRGIPHVNIFCPADEDDMIVGLKTIVESPSPFYIRYNALKSVYTHDRRFEIGKAEVISRGSDVTLLTYGALFNQVYDAMNILESKGVSVRVINLRTLKPIDEKAILNAAVETPLIVTIEDHFLTGGLYSIVAELFLKHRVHAARVVPIAFEHRWFKPALLHNVLEHERLTGKQLAERIEIEIQKTETETFAIPSLAHY